CTCTCTCTAACAAGATTAATAAATCCCTCAAGATCCATTAACCATGATTGCTGAGATGCACTATAGGTTTCATGAAGTGGTTGAGGTAATACTAGCCTTAGATTACTGGATTGCATTTCCATGGTTTGATTTTCACTAATTCCAGGTTCTAGGGTAAACAGATGTTTCGTATTAATTCGAGCAGCCTCAGATAGGACTTGTCGCCAACGATCCTTACAGGTGGATTTTACTCCTAGCATCGTTACGTTGCTTACTGGAAAATCAGGGTTTTTATAATATGAAATATCAGGAAAGAGGAAATCAGGTTTAGATTTATTCTCTGTTATTGCTCCTCTAGAGTGTTTTATGCCATTTTGAATAAAAATTTCTTCTATGTGATTTTCAAGAGCATAACCTACACGTGCTTTTCTTCGATTATGTACACTCAATGAAAATTTTATAAAATCTTCTACATCAGTTTCTCCAGAATTATTAAATCCTTGGTTTATTTTATCTTGTACGATGTAACGCTCAAGTCTTTTAAATAACTTTTCCTCTTGTTCCATCCATCTAACCAATGTTAAATCTGGTTGTTCAGCTGGAGATGTATTACTAATTGATTTTCTAGCAAGAATAGAAAATTCTTTAGTGGTAGGAAACCCCTTATCAATATAAGGTTCAATAATGGTGTCAAGTAAAACCGAATCTGGATCTTGTATTTCTATGCCCATTTCTTCTAAGATATAGCGAACTGCAAAGTCAACTTTCGGATCATGTCCGTCTTCTATTGGTTTGAAGTTAAAATTAAAACTTATTTCATCACTTACTCCAAATAGCCATAAAAGCTGATTTTCAAAAGTGGAGTCCGCCTTAACCACTATCATATAAACTTGATCATTTGGTCTCCTAGCTACGATTAAAAGGTCACCTTCTTGAGCCCAATCAATTACTGGATTACTCTTAAAATACAATCTCCATTCTGTGCGTGTGGGATGCTTTTCTCTAGCATCATACCAAGTTACTAAACCATCCTCAGAGATACCCTCATTTTCATCACCAAGCCAAAGAAACGTGACTGGATAATCATTTAAACGGTCATTCCCAAATAAGTTACGAAGAGGTTTACTGCCATTAAATTCATGCTGATTTGACCTATGAATATTAACCTCAACTGAACTAAGTTTTTTTATCGCTATTCCTTCAAAATATTGTGAAAGAAATCCTTTTTTCATTTTTCAACATCCTTGAGATTTTTTAGTAACTATCTAAGAAAAAAGCCCAATATAAAATATATTAGGCATGTTCTAGGACTTTAAAGATATCAAGTTGTCCGTTCCTATCAAATGATGTTCTGTTAATTGATCTAAGGATGTAAGGAAGCATGTATTGGGCAACTGCCTCAACAACTGGAACGACTACCGAATTACCAAATTGCTTGTATGCTTGTGTATCAGATACTGGAATTTTAAACAATTCTCTACCTTCTTGGTCAAAACCCATTAATCTAGCGCATTCACGTGGTGTAAGTCTACGTGGATTTTTCCCATCCTGTTTAATCAATATTTCTGATCCATCCTTATAATACCTTGCTGAAAGAGTTCTGGCAACATTATCTGGACCATTTAGCCCATATCCAAAACCATTACCTTTTTGTCGGTGTTTTTCTGCATATCCTTGTAAATAACTCCATAGTTTATCACTAAGTGTATATTTATCGATAACCTTACCAGTATCTAAATCTGTAAATGGAAACTCTGGGGCTTCACTTCCATCTTCAGGGTGTAAAATTGCCCCTAATTTTGGTCCATCTAATGGATCTTTCGGAACAAAATTTTCAAAAGAGAAATCAACATCTTCTCGGAAACCAACGATAAATATTCTCTCTCTGTTTTGAGGTACCCAGCCTTTTGCATTAATGACCTTAAAATCTACATTATAATTTAGCTCATCTTTTAATGTCCTCATTATAACTTTAAAAGTTCGTCCTTTATCATGACTAACAAGGTTCTTAACATTTTCTAAAACAAAAGCTTTTGGACGATGGTATTCTAGCATTTGAGCCACATCAAAGAAAAGTGTTCCTTGAGTATCATCCCTAAATCCATCTGGTCTACCAAGTGATTTTTTCTTTGAGACTCCAGCAATGGAAAAGGGTTGGCAAGGAAATCCTGCTAATAATACATCGTAGTCAGGGACACTATCCAAATCAACATCTCTAATATCTCCAACTACATCATGAGTACACTCATAATTAGCAAGGTAAGTCTTTCGACATGCTTCATCCCACTCACTAGTAAAAACGCATTGTCCGCCAATAGATTCAAATGCTCGTCTTAGCCCCCCAATTCCCGCAAATAGATCAATAAATTTAAAGTTTGGGGTTTTGGCAATGTATTCATTACTTTTAGGGTCTGCAATTACCTTAAGAGTTTTTATTGCTTCTATATCTGGCAGACTTTCGCCCTTTTCCCATCGATAAATAGTTCTTTCACTTTTCGCTAGTAGTTTAGCGGTATCTTTTACAGAATAACCAATTTTCTCTCTTAGAGTAGAAAATTCATTGAGTTTACAGTCTTTCAATTTTATCAACTCTTTCATTTAGGTATTCGCTGGGAATGATTTTGACATAATCATAACAAATAGAACATATTTTCGTCAATAAAAAAGTAAGTTTAATAATATAACATAATCTAGATATTTGAACAATAGCTAGTGTTTTATCTCATGTAAGGTTAAA
The window above is part of the Bacillus sp. (in: firmicutes) genome. Proteins encoded here:
- the dcm gene encoding DNA (cytosine-5-)-methyltransferase; its protein translation is MKELIKLKDCKLNEFSTLREKIGYSVKDTAKLLAKSERTIYRWEKGESLPDIEAIKTLKVIADPKSNEYIAKTPNFKFIDLFAGIGGLRRAFESIGGQCVFTSEWDEACRKTYLANYECTHDVVGDIRDVDLDSVPDYDVLLAGFPCQPFSIAGVSKKKSLGRPDGFRDDTQGTLFFDVAQMLEYHRPKAFVLENVKNLVSHDKGRTFKVIMRTLKDELNYNVDFKVINAKGWVPQNRERIFIVGFREDVDFSFENFVPKDPLDGPKLGAILHPEDGSEAPEFPFTDLDTGKVIDKYTLSDKLWSYLQGYAEKHRQKGNGFGYGLNGPDNVARTLSARYYKDGSEILIKQDGKNPRRLTPRECARLMGFDQEGRELFKIPVSDTQAYKQFGNSVVVPVVEAVAQYMLPYILRSINRTSFDRNGQLDIFKVLEHA
- a CDS encoding restriction endonuclease; this translates as MKKGFLSQYFEGIAIKKLSSVEVNIHRSNQHEFNGSKPLRNLFGNDRLNDYPVTFLWLGDENEGISEDGLVTWYDAREKHPTRTEWRLYFKSNPVIDWAQEGDLLIVARRPNDQVYMIVVKADSTFENQLLWLFGVSDEISFNFNFKPIEDGHDPKVDFAVRYILEEMGIEIQDPDSVLLDTIIEPYIDKGFPTTKEFSILARKSISNTSPAEQPDLTLVRWMEQEEKLFKRLERYIVQDKINQGFNNSGETDVEDFIKFSLSVHNRRKARVGYALENHIEEIFIQNGIKHSRGAITENKSKPDFLFPDISYYKNPDFPVSNVTMLGVKSTCKDRWRQVLSEAARINTKHLFTLEPGISENQTMEMQSSNLRLVLPQPLHETYSASQQSWLMDLEGFINLVRERQKSY